A genome region from Halichondria panicea chromosome 15, odHalPani1.1, whole genome shotgun sequence includes the following:
- the LOC135348900 gene encoding uncharacterized protein LOC135348900: protein MDDISTWRARIGLYCIRLRSRGLKNRSPRSSRSAPRGGLYSDGTGTLIVVLGLLHIAVILLSLLILSGDVELNPGPGNTPDKETGKGIVLSLTNLKDVINQLWDARTEWFQMGVNLGLKPVDLKAIEMKHRASPDLSFQDMLEVWLKSIENPTTWKDLSNALHAVGMVRMATEIERKYNIIPLKEIGPIVEDHVEHLISSVREIFHLPMDDWFEVGLKLQLSEETLKQIERDYSQHERRKTDMLSRWFQSHPDASYEELIKALASTGNKSVAEELCSKQGILAELAKCEFISSCVKEYARYLKEMYLSEPIMQEDPWPPPPSEKFTKLTLIIKDQKWKR, encoded by the exons ATGGATGATATTTCAACCTGGAGAGCTCGAATTGGTCTCTATTGTATCAGGCTGCGCAGTAGAGGCCTGAAGAATAGGTCACCCAGGTCTTCTAGATCTGCTCCAAGAGGAGGGCTTTATAGTGATGGAACTGgaacacttattgtggtgctGGGCTTGTTGCACATTGCAGTGATCTTATTATCATTGTTAATATTGTCTGGAGATGTTGAATTGAACCCTGGTCCTGGTAATACACCAGATAAAGAAACAg GTAAAGGAATTGTTTTAAGTCTCACAAACTTGAAAGACGTCATCAATCAGTTGTGGGATGCTCGTACTGAATGGTTCCAGATGGGAGTTAATCTTGGGCTGAAACCAGTGGATCTGAAAGCCATTGAAATGAAGCATCGAGCTAGTCCTGACTTGAGTTTTCAAGATATGTTAGAAGTTTGGTTAAAGAGTATCGAAAATCCAACTACGTggaaagacctttcaaatgctTTACATGCTGTTGGAATGGTTAGAATGGCTACCGAGATCGAGAGAAAATACAATATCATTCCCTTGAAAGAAATAG gtcCCATAGTCGAAGATCATGTAGAACATCTAATAAGCTCAGTGCGAGAGATATTTCATTTGCCAATGGACGACTGGTTTGAAGTTGGGCTGAAACTTCAGCTTAGTGAGGAGACTCTTAAGCAGATTGAGAGAGACTATTCCCAACATGAAAGGAGGAAAACAGACATGCTATCAAGATGGTTTCAGTCCCACCCAGATGCATCATACGAAGAGCTGATAAAAGCTCTTGCTTCAACTGGTAACAAGTCTGTGGCTGAGGAACTTTGTTCCAAACAAG GTATTCTAGCAGAATTGGCAAAATGTGAATTTATTTCAAGTTGTGTAAAGGAGTACGCTAGATACCTTAAAGAAATGTACTTGAGTGAGCCTATTATGCAAGAAGATCCATGGCCGCCTCCTCCAAGTGAGAAATTCACTAAACTTACTCTTATTATTAAAGACCAAAAATGGAAACGATAG